One window from the genome of Deinococcus sp. NW-56 encodes:
- a CDS encoding DUF305 domain-containing protein, giving the protein MTRRPALLAALALAAALLAVALALTSRSGTPAESSPEVRFVREMTQHHAQAVDMATRLRERTDDRTLRSLTLDIVLSQQEQIGQMRGWLTLWGLPWGGEGMSAEHARMMGMATPEELNQIDTLPVRDAEAHFLRLMIRHHQGALAMVEPALGDGIRPEVRTLARQIQAAQGGEIRLMEDLLRQRGESLPPPPEAAEGGGHEGH; this is encoded by the coding sequence ATGACCCGCCGACCCGCCCTCCTCGCCGCACTCGCCCTGGCCGCCGCGCTGCTGGCCGTCGCGCTGGCGCTGACCTCGCGCTCCGGCACCCCAGCCGAGAGCAGCCCGGAGGTGCGCTTTGTGCGTGAGATGACCCAGCACCACGCGCAGGCGGTGGACATGGCGACCCGCTTGCGCGAGCGCACCGACGACCGCACCCTGCGTTCGCTGACCCTCGACATCGTGCTCTCGCAGCAGGAGCAGATCGGGCAGATGCGCGGCTGGCTGACCCTCTGGGGCCTGCCGTGGGGCGGCGAGGGCATGAGCGCCGAACACGCCCGCATGATGGGCATGGCGACCCCGGAGGAGCTGAACCAGATTGACACCCTGCCCGTGCGTGACGCCGAGGCCCATTTCCTGCGGCTGATGATTCGCCACCACCAGGGGGCGCTGGCGATGGTGGAACCCGCCCTCGGGGACGGGATTCGCCCGGAGGTCCGTACCCTCGCCCGGCAGATTCAGGCGGCCCAGGGCGGCGAGATTCGCCTGATGGAAGACCTGCTGCGCCAGCGCGGGGAGTCCCTGCCGCCCCCACCCGAAGCGGCTGAAGGCGGGGGGCACGAGGGGCACTGA
- the ychF gene encoding redox-regulated ATPase YchF gives MGLAIGIVGLPNVGKSTLFNAITRAGALAANYPFATIEPNVGRVTVPDERLAALSKVFTKGDRVPPIIPTFVEFVDIAGLVKGASQGEGLGNQFLANIREVDAIAHVVRCFEDGNVVHVAGKVDPIDDIETINTELILADLAGLEKRLANLQKKAKGGDKEAREQAELAEQILAVLGEGKPARAGRYEGRIPKEFGLITTKPVIYVANVGEDDLGEDNAYVQQVREYAAREGASVVKISAQIEGELAEMPEDEAREFLADLGVEESGLDQLVKVGYETLGLITFITSGEKEVRAWTIRRGEKAPEAAGEIHSDLERGFIRAEVIEWQKMVEAGGWANAKSKGWVRTEGKEYVMQDGDIMNVLHNM, from the coding sequence GTGGGACTCGCCATCGGAATCGTCGGGCTGCCGAACGTCGGCAAAAGCACCCTGTTTAACGCCATCACGCGGGCCGGAGCGCTCGCCGCCAACTACCCCTTCGCCACCATCGAACCCAACGTGGGCCGGGTGACCGTGCCCGACGAGCGCCTCGCCGCCCTGAGCAAGGTCTTTACCAAGGGCGACCGGGTGCCGCCCATCATCCCCACCTTTGTCGAGTTCGTGGACATCGCCGGGCTGGTCAAGGGGGCCAGTCAGGGCGAGGGCCTGGGCAACCAGTTCCTGGCGAACATCCGCGAGGTGGACGCCATCGCCCACGTCGTGCGCTGCTTCGAGGACGGCAACGTGGTCCACGTGGCCGGGAAGGTCGATCCCATTGACGATATCGAGACGATCAACACCGAGCTGATCCTCGCCGACCTCGCCGGGCTGGAAAAGCGGCTGGCGAACCTCCAGAAAAAGGCCAAGGGCGGCGACAAGGAGGCCCGCGAGCAGGCCGAACTCGCCGAGCAGATTCTGGCCGTGCTGGGCGAGGGGAAACCCGCCCGCGCGGGCCGCTACGAGGGCAGGATTCCCAAGGAATTCGGCCTGATCACCACCAAGCCCGTGATCTACGTGGCGAATGTGGGCGAGGACGACCTGGGGGAGGACAACGCGTACGTGCAGCAGGTGCGCGAATACGCTGCCCGCGAGGGGGCCTCGGTCGTCAAAATCAGCGCCCAGATCGAGGGCGAACTCGCCGAGATGCCGGAGGACGAGGCCCGCGAGTTCCTGGCTGACCTCGGCGTGGAGGAAAGCGGCCTCGACCAGCTCGTCAAAGTCGGGTACGAGACGCTGGGCCTGATCACCTTCATCACTTCCGGCGAAAAGGAAGTGCGGGCCTGGACCATCCGCCGGGGGGAGAAGGCGCCCGAAGCTGCCGGGGAGATTCACTCCGACCTCGAACGCGGCTTTATCCGCGCCGAGGTCATCGAGTGGCAGAAGATGGTCGAGGCGGGCGGCTGGGCGAATGCCAAGAGCAAGGGCTGGGTCCGCACCGAGGGCAAGGAGTACGTGATGCAGGACGGCGACATCATGAACGTGCTGCACAACATGTAA
- the trmFO gene encoding methylenetetrahydrofolate--tRNA-(uracil(54)-C(5))-methyltransferase (FADH(2)-oxidizing) TrmFO, whose translation MTASSPTITVVGAGLAGSEAALAAARLGVRVRLFEMRPVKMTPAHRTGNFAELVCSTSLGGEGEMQAKGLLQAELRSVGGAIVGAADQSRVPAGNALAVDRDEFSARVTQAVRGHPLIEVVPGEIEAVPEGIAVIATGPLTSDALAADLMRLTGSERLSFYDAAAPVIAFDSINLGVAWRAGRYEQSADYINCPFTKEEYLRFFGALEQARAHTPHDWEKLEFFEGCMPIEEIARRGVDTPRFGPMSPKGLDDPRTGRWPYAVAQLRQEDREGRMWSLVGFQTGLKWGDQKAVVQLIPGLENAEIVRYGVMHRNTYLCAPEVLDSTLQLRADGKKFVAGVLAGTEGYLESAATGWLAGTNAARLALGLAPLTPPAESMLGGLTRYLASANPKGFQPMNVNWALVPELPAPEPGPSGKVRKLGKREKRPPMFRRGLAAFMTWAGEEAGLSVTPPAVPQPEEDALPVLR comes from the coding sequence ATGACCGCTTCTTCCCCCACCATCACCGTCGTCGGCGCCGGGCTCGCGGGCTCGGAGGCCGCACTCGCGGCGGCCCGCCTCGGCGTGCGGGTGCGCCTGTTCGAGATGCGCCCGGTCAAGATGACCCCCGCGCACCGCACCGGCAACTTCGCCGAACTCGTCTGCTCCACGTCGCTGGGCGGCGAGGGCGAGATGCAGGCCAAAGGACTCCTGCAAGCCGAACTGCGCTCGGTGGGCGGAGCCATCGTGGGGGCGGCCGACCAGAGCCGCGTTCCGGCAGGCAACGCCCTCGCCGTGGACCGCGACGAGTTCAGCGCCCGCGTGACCCAGGCGGTGCGCGGGCACCCCCTCATCGAGGTCGTGCCCGGTGAGATTGAGGCTGTCCCGGAAGGCATCGCGGTGATCGCCACCGGGCCGCTGACCTCGGACGCCCTCGCCGCCGACCTGATGCGCCTGACCGGCAGCGAGCGCCTGAGCTTCTACGACGCCGCCGCGCCCGTGATCGCCTTTGACAGCATCAACCTGGGCGTGGCGTGGCGGGCCGGGCGCTACGAGCAGAGCGCGGACTACATCAACTGCCCCTTCACCAAGGAGGAGTACCTGCGCTTTTTCGGGGCGCTGGAGCAGGCCCGTGCCCACACCCCCCACGACTGGGAAAAGCTCGAATTCTTCGAGGGCTGCATGCCCATCGAGGAGATCGCCCGCCGGGGGGTGGACACCCCGCGCTTTGGCCCGATGTCGCCCAAGGGCCTGGATGACCCCCGCACCGGGCGCTGGCCCTACGCGGTCGCCCAGCTGCGCCAGGAGGACCGCGAGGGCCGGATGTGGTCGCTCGTCGGCTTCCAGACCGGCCTGAAGTGGGGGGATCAGAAGGCGGTCGTCCAGCTTATCCCCGGCCTGGAAAACGCCGAGATCGTCCGCTACGGGGTGATGCACCGCAACACGTATCTCTGCGCCCCGGAGGTGCTGGACTCGACCCTCCAGCTTCGGGCCGACGGGAAGAAGTTCGTCGCGGGGGTGCTCGCGGGCACCGAGGGGTATCTGGAATCCGCCGCGACGGGGTGGCTGGCGGGCACGAACGCGGCGCGGCTCGCGCTGGGCCTCGCGCCGCTGACGCCACCCGCCGAGTCCATGCTGGGGGGCCTGACGCGCTACCTCGCCTCCGCCAACCCCAAGGGCTTCCAGCCCATGAACGTGAACTGGGCGCTGGTGCCCGAACTCCCCGCCCCCGAGCCGGGGCCGAGCGGCAAGGTCCGCAAACTGGGCAAGCGCGAGAAGCGCCCGCCGATGTTCCGCCGGGGCCTCGCGGCCTTTATGACCTGGGCAGGGGAGGAGGCGGGCCTGAGCGTGACGCCGCCCGCCGTGCCCCAGCCGGAGGAAGACGCCCTGCCCGTGCTGCGCTGA
- a CDS encoding antibiotic biosynthesis monooxygenase: protein MTTPSPTPSPEAPQGVTLVVTELVRPARVADYEAWARELHGRLGQQPGFVGVHVLRGESGGTPEYMTLLRFASPEALAAWRESEAYRSALARLPEFTAGEVDYRESVGLEAWFDRPTRTTGAPPLWKNVLVGFVGVYPLILLFTWLSHPLVQGWPWWAAILPSAFLATVFLNWPVLPLLSRGLRGWLYPRR from the coding sequence ATGACGACCCCCTCCCCCACCCCCAGTCCCGAGGCGCCCCAGGGCGTCACCCTCGTCGTCACCGAACTCGTGCGGCCCGCGCGGGTGGCGGACTACGAGGCGTGGGCGCGGGAGCTGCACGGGCGGCTGGGGCAGCAGCCCGGCTTCGTGGGAGTTCACGTCCTGCGGGGCGAGAGCGGCGGCACGCCGGAATACATGACGCTGCTGCGCTTCGCCTCGCCGGAAGCGCTCGCGGCGTGGCGGGAGTCGGAAGCCTACCGCTCGGCCCTGGCCCGGCTGCCCGAGTTCACGGCGGGCGAGGTGGACTACCGCGAGTCGGTGGGGCTGGAGGCGTGGTTCGACCGCCCCACCCGCACGACCGGAGCCCCGCCCCTCTGGAAAAACGTGCTGGTGGGCTTCGTGGGGGTCTACCCGCTGATTCTGCTGTTCACGTGGCTCTCGCACCCGCTGGTGCAGGGCTGGCCGTGGTGGGCGGCGATTCTGCCGTCGGCGTTTCTGGCGACCGTCTTCCTGAACTGGCCGGTGCTGCCGCTGCTCTCGCGGGGGCTGCGCGGATGGCTGTATCCCCGGAGGTAA
- a CDS encoding YdcF family protein, translating into MATERGRGVLEGAAIGAALAVLAAYLGEIRGTVPLLLALVLGGGVAGAFAPSRRGLRVGSGVVAAVFAACLLTPVLRAPLAGLVLSQPPVRADAVVVLGAGVQCGTGTLDPHSLARLVRGLELWRAGYAPRLTVSEQSDLLGPTSCPRQSDLQRAHIRALYPQGGPEIVTLRRVTTTRDEAARVRDLARERGWRRVLVVTSPSHSRRATRLIASGGVEAVSVPAGETRFDMTLPLPSDRLAALRTLLYEGLSRVKAAVGGTPER; encoded by the coding sequence ATGGCGACTGAGCGCGGGCGGGGGGTGCTGGAGGGAGCGGCCATCGGCGCGGCCCTGGCGGTCCTGGCCGCCTACCTGGGTGAGATTCGCGGCACGGTCCCGCTGCTGCTCGCGCTGGTGCTGGGGGGTGGGGTGGCGGGAGCTTTCGCCCCGTCGCGGCGGGGGCTGCGGGTGGGGTCGGGCGTCGTGGCCGCCGTCTTTGCCGCGTGCCTGCTGACCCCGGTGCTCCGCGCTCCCCTTGCCGGGCTGGTGCTCTCGCAGCCCCCCGTCCGCGCCGACGCGGTCGTGGTGCTGGGAGCGGGGGTGCAGTGCGGGACGGGCACGCTGGACCCCCACAGCCTCGCGCGGCTGGTGCGCGGGCTGGAGCTGTGGCGGGCCGGGTACGCGCCCCGGCTCACCGTCTCGGAGCAGTCTGACCTCCTCGGCCCGACGAGCTGCCCCCGCCAGAGCGACCTCCAACGCGCCCACATCCGCGCCCTGTACCCGCAGGGCGGCCCGGAGATCGTCACCCTGCGCCGCGTGACGACCACCCGCGACGAGGCCGCCCGTGTCCGCGACCTCGCCCGCGAGCGGGGGTGGCGGCGGGTCCTCGTGGTGACTTCTCCCAGCCACTCCCGCCGGGCGACTCGCCTGATCGCCTCGGGCGGGGTGGAGGCCGTCAGCGTGCCCGCCGGGGAGACGCGCTTTGACATGACGCTGCCGCTGCCGTCTGACCGCCTCGCGGCCCTGCGGACGCTGCTGTACGAGGGGCTCTCGCGGGTCAAAGCGGCGGTGGGGGGCACGCCGGAGCGCTGA
- a CDS encoding GNAT family N-acetyltransferase, whose amino-acid sequence MIRPMQATDAPDVLALLTWMDDAPEREVFAPDARDEHELRGECEDRVCLVAEGLDGAVEAYCGLAPFRDGLVLEGPLGSGELHGLLARAVERADGLPVYAFAARDNLAAREALEACSFTPMHTTDFYTARVPDLARQARVPEGYAATDHLTPAAYRALYRAAEDGWSERLDWTDADLQAHFARDDVRLVVLTRGGQPVGFAELELNPEASRADLTYLAVHPAERGQRLGRVLLALAAAEAAASPELRHLRARAHDHARPARALYAHAGLTHCRSVVTYLRDDTEGEA is encoded by the coding sequence CCCGACGTCCTGGCCCTGCTGACCTGGATGGACGACGCCCCCGAGCGCGAGGTCTTCGCGCCCGACGCCCGCGACGAGCATGAGCTGCGCGGCGAGTGCGAGGACCGGGTGTGTCTGGTGGCCGAGGGCCTCGACGGGGCGGTGGAGGCCTACTGCGGCCTCGCCCCCTTCCGTGACGGCTTGGTGCTGGAAGGCCCACTGGGGAGCGGCGAGCTGCACGGCCTGCTCGCGCGGGCGGTGGAGCGGGCCGACGGGCTGCCGGTGTACGCCTTTGCCGCCCGCGACAACCTCGCCGCGCGGGAGGCTCTGGAGGCGTGCAGCTTCACGCCCATGCACACCACCGATTTCTATACGGCGCGGGTGCCTGACCTCGCCCGGCAGGCCCGCGTGCCGGAGGGTTACGCGGCGACCGACCACCTCACGCCCGCCGCCTACCGCGCCCTGTACCGCGCCGCCGAGGACGGTTGGTCCGAGCGCCTCGACTGGACCGACGCCGACTTGCAGGCCCATTTTGCCCGCGACGACGTGCGGCTGGTGGTCCTGACGCGCGGCGGGCAGCCTGTGGGCTTCGCCGAGCTGGAACTGAACCCCGAAGCCTCGCGGGCCGACCTGACCTACCTCGCCGTGCACCCCGCCGAGCGTGGCCAGCGGCTGGGCCGGGTGCTGCTGGCGCTGGCCGCCGCCGAGGCCGCCGCCTCCCCCGAACTGCGCCACCTCCGCGCCCGCGCCCACGACCACGCCCGCCCCGCCCGTGCCCTGTACGCCCACGCGGGCCTGACCCACTGCCGCTCGGTGGTGACGTACCTGCGCGACGACACGGAGGGGGAGGCGTAG
- the murD gene encoding UDP-N-acetylmuramoyl-L-alanine--D-glutamate ligase, protein MTERGGRSGGGERILIYGLGRSGRGVARFLGREGRQAEWHDARPGAEDEALMGELSFRRGDVAGTYDTVVAAPGVPIDHPDLLALAERGAEVIGEVVLAARARPTLPMVGVTGTAGKGGTTVLIAHLLRGQGVGAREGGNIDPPLLDVVDDAEVAVVELSSFQLERVPGLRLPVAVITNLGVDHLDRHRTVEAYHAAKRNITAGQTGEDVLVVPAGLDVPARAQVRPFTPGRLSLADGREVLAASELPEGLHPANAAAALLAAEALLSRLGRPVDAPALADSLRAAQPVAGRFETVARVGNVRFVDDSIATRTLAVQAALERSVPPVAWLVGGRDKGADLAPLREAARGRVTRVIAFGEDGEALARGLDLPYEVVRGETGEATLRAAAAAGLAALGGPGGSGTVLLAPVGTSFDSFRDYRERGLTFARVARELAGAAQPEGQA, encoded by the coding sequence GTGACGGAGCGCGGGGGACGGAGTGGGGGCGGCGAACGAATCTTGATCTACGGGCTGGGCCGCAGCGGGCGCGGCGTGGCCCGGTTTCTGGGCCGTGAGGGGCGGCAGGCCGAGTGGCACGACGCCCGGCCGGGGGCCGAGGACGAGGCCCTGATGGGTGAACTGAGCTTCAGGCGGGGGGACGTGGCGGGCACCTACGACACGGTGGTCGCCGCACCGGGGGTGCCCATCGACCATCCCGACCTCCTCGCGCTCGCGGAGCGCGGGGCGGAGGTCATCGGGGAAGTCGTGCTGGCGGCCCGCGCCCGCCCCACACTGCCGATGGTGGGCGTGACGGGCACGGCGGGCAAGGGTGGCACGACGGTGCTGATCGCCCACTTGCTGCGCGGCCAGGGGGTCGGCGCCCGTGAGGGCGGCAACATCGACCCTCCTCTCCTCGACGTGGTGGACGACGCCGAGGTCGCGGTGGTCGAGCTGTCGAGCTTTCAACTGGAGCGGGTGCCTGGCCTGCGCCTGCCTGTCGCGGTGATCACCAACCTCGGCGTGGACCACCTCGACCGCCACCGCACGGTGGAGGCCTACCACGCGGCCAAGCGGAACATCACGGCAGGGCAGACGGGGGAGGACGTGCTCGTCGTCCCGGCGGGGCTGGACGTGCCGGCGCGGGCGCAGGTGCGGCCCTTCACCCCTGGGCGCCTGAGCCTCGCGGACGGGCGGGAGGTGCTGGCCGCCTCCGAGCTGCCCGAGGGCCTGCACCCCGCCAACGCCGCCGCCGCCCTCCTCGCTGCCGAGGCGCTGCTCTCGCGGCTGGGCCGCCCGGTGGACGCGCCCGCGCTGGCCGACTCGCTGCGGGCCGCCCAGCCCGTCGCCGGACGCTTCGAGACGGTCGCCCGCGTGGGCAACGTCCGCTTCGTGGACGACTCCATCGCCACCCGGACGCTCGCGGTGCAGGCCGCGCTGGAACGCTCGGTGCCGCCCGTCGCGTGGTTGGTAGGCGGGCGCGACAAGGGGGCCGACCTCGCTCCCCTGCGGGAGGCGGCGCGGGGCCGGGTCACCCGCGTGATCGCCTTCGGGGAAGACGGCGAGGCGCTCGCCCGTGGGCTGGACCTTCCCTATGAGGTCGTGCGGGGCGAGACGGGCGAGGCCACCCTGCGGGCGGCGGCGGCGGCGGGACTCGCGGCGCTGGGCGGTCCCGGCGGGTCTGGCACCGTGCTGCTCGCGCCCGTGGGCACCAGCTTTGACAGCTTCCGCGACTACCGCGAGCGGGGCCTGACCTTCGCGCGGGTGGCCCGTGAACTAGCGGGGGCGGCCCAGCCGGAGGGACAGGCATGA
- a CDS encoding phosphatase PAP2 family protein, producing MTPAPSTSGPLRHLLAFVRAHWRRLLLLFFGLLVPLLIFVSIAEDVFDKEPFAFEEPLMRALHAGQSPLLDHVAATFSLLGSARGMVPVTLVLVFLFYRLRHRLGYFLALGLGGVALINVLLKNVFDRPRPAFWTPILPEPDYSFPSGHAMFASALATSLLVLLWPTRWRVPALILGGLYVLGMMWSRVYIGVHYPTDVLGGALFSLAWVVALTRVLRIHPAFPVRSREE from the coding sequence ATGACCCCGGCCCCTTCCACCTCTGGCCCCCTGAGACACCTTCTCGCCTTTGTCCGGGCGCACTGGCGCAGGCTGCTGCTGCTGTTTTTCGGGCTGCTGGTGCCCCTGCTGATCTTCGTCTCCATCGCGGAGGACGTCTTCGACAAGGAGCCCTTTGCCTTCGAGGAACCGCTGATGCGCGCGCTGCACGCGGGGCAGTCGCCTCTGCTCGACCACGTGGCCGCCACCTTCTCACTGCTGGGGAGTGCGCGGGGCATGGTGCCCGTGACGCTGGTGCTGGTCTTTCTCTTCTACCGGCTGCGGCACCGGCTGGGGTACTTCTTGGCTCTGGGCCTGGGCGGCGTGGCGCTGATCAACGTGCTGCTCAAAAACGTCTTCGACCGGCCCCGGCCCGCCTTCTGGACCCCGATCCTTCCTGAACCCGACTATTCCTTTCCCAGCGGGCACGCGATGTTCGCCTCGGCGCTGGCGACCTCGCTGCTGGTGCTGCTGTGGCCGACGCGCTGGCGGGTTCCGGCGCTGATTCTGGGTGGCCTGTACGTGCTGGGAATGATGTGGTCGCGCGTGTATATCGGCGTTCACTACCCGACCGACGTGCTGGGCGGGGCGCTGTTCTCGCTGGCGTGGGTGGTCGCGCTGACGCGGGTGCTGCGAATTCACCCGGCCTTTCCGGTGCGGTCCCGCGAGGAGTAA
- a CDS encoding mechanosensitive ion channel family protein, translated as MTGDVNTSQLLGLDALWAALLDTWREVERALAAYGANALIALGLVLVYALVFRLASRAGQVLVRRLVRTDAQATAGHLVRTVLRLTFGLLVVLSVGALFPGLSNWSRPVFRTYLLLLLLFVGWSVVSHLLRVEADRLDLDASLRLLARNLTRAVWVLLGVYLVSAQFGIDLLPILGGLGVAGLAVGFAAQDILANLISGVTLLLDRPFRIGDWIRTENHEGQVASLTLRTTRLRTRDGEYVSIPNKDVAGAVVENLTVGGRLRLNIPLGVAYEGGVERARAVLMPVLQTFPGVLDDPPPVVLVQELEESRVRLLLRFWIDAEEVASYPVTRMRVLEAARAALDAAGLEVAYPRMRVQLDPVPEAHGD; from the coding sequence ATGACCGGCGACGTGAACACCTCGCAATTGCTGGGGTTGGACGCGCTGTGGGCGGCGCTGCTGGACACCTGGCGCGAGGTGGAGCGGGCGCTGGCCGCCTACGGCGCGAACGCCTTGATCGCCCTGGGCCTGGTGCTGGTCTACGCCCTGGTCTTCCGGCTGGCGTCGCGGGCGGGGCAGGTCCTGGTGCGGCGGCTGGTCCGGACGGACGCGCAGGCGACGGCCGGGCACCTCGTCCGCACGGTGCTGCGCCTGACCTTCGGGCTGCTGGTGGTGCTGTCGGTGGGGGCGCTGTTTCCGGGACTGTCGAACTGGAGCCGCCCGGTCTTCCGGACCTACCTGCTGCTGCTGCTGCTGTTCGTGGGCTGGAGCGTGGTGTCGCACCTGTTGCGGGTGGAGGCCGACCGCCTCGACCTCGACGCCAGCCTGCGGCTGCTGGCCCGCAACCTCACGCGGGCGGTGTGGGTGCTGCTGGGCGTGTACCTCGTGTCGGCGCAGTTCGGCATCGACCTGCTGCCCATCCTGGGCGGCCTGGGGGTGGCGGGGCTGGCGGTGGGCTTCGCCGCGCAGGACATCCTCGCCAACCTGATCAGCGGGGTCACGCTGCTGCTCGACCGCCCCTTCCGCATCGGGGACTGGATCCGCACCGAGAACCACGAGGGCCAGGTCGCCAGCCTGACCCTGCGGACCACCCGGCTGCGCACCCGCGACGGCGAGTACGTCAGCATCCCCAACAAGGACGTGGCGGGCGCGGTCGTCGAGAACCTGACGGTGGGCGGGCGGCTGCGGCTCAACATCCCGCTGGGCGTCGCCTACGAGGGTGGCGTGGAGCGGGCGCGGGCGGTGTTGATGCCCGTTCTCCAGACCTTTCCCGGCGTGCTCGACGACCCTCCACCCGTGGTCCTCGTGCAGGAACTGGAGGAGAGCCGGGTGCGGCTGCTGCTGCGCTTCTGGATCGACGCGGAGGAGGTAGCGAGCTACCCCGTGACCCGGATGCGCGTGCTGGAGGCTGCCCGCGCCGCCCTGGACGCGGCGGGCCTGGAGGTGGCCTATCCCCGGATGCGGGTGCAGCTCGACCCGGTCCCGGAGGCGCATGGCGACTGA
- a CDS encoding FtsW/RodA/SpoVE family cell cycle protein yields MSLQLVMAQVILLTLGLIGVATASPEKILDHGVKALIALAATFLVARLRPRFFLKLAPYFWGFTLVLLVLTLFIGQGAAGSEGVKRWLEFGPIRFQPSELAKLGLVLQLASFFSRRGVQNKLISATGMIVFTTLLIILEPDLGTSVLTFGLGIILMYAAGVRITNISGFVLALGLLSLPFLNKYLETHPYILERFFGHVNREETAEVGLDQIGKAHRDLNFGGLWGQGPDGPRYSYFADDTDLIVATVGYSTGLLGVAMLFFAYWLIVATALQVSQLATRVRPMTPEIHGATILATGAMFMVVGQAFVNLAVAAGLFPVTGVPLPLVSYGFSSMLTMSLALGVIHSAMREVRRQLPAGEDSPDVVAVPAD; encoded by the coding sequence ATGAGTCTGCAACTCGTGATGGCGCAGGTCATCTTGCTGACGCTGGGGCTGATCGGGGTGGCGACGGCCTCCCCGGAAAAGATTCTGGACCACGGGGTCAAGGCGCTGATCGCGCTCGCGGCGACCTTTCTGGTGGCGCGGCTGCGGCCCCGCTTCTTCCTGAAGCTGGCCCCCTATTTCTGGGGCTTCACGCTGGTGCTGTTGGTGCTGACCCTCTTTATCGGGCAGGGGGCGGCGGGCAGCGAGGGGGTCAAGCGCTGGCTGGAGTTCGGACCGATTCGCTTTCAGCCGTCCGAACTCGCCAAGCTGGGGCTGGTGCTGCAACTGGCGTCCTTTTTCTCGCGGCGGGGCGTGCAGAACAAGCTGATCAGCGCCACAGGGATGATCGTCTTCACGACGCTGCTGATCATTCTGGAACCCGACCTGGGCACCTCGGTGCTGACCTTTGGCCTCGGCATCATCCTGATGTACGCCGCCGGGGTCCGCATCACCAACATCAGCGGCTTCGTGCTGGCGCTGGGGCTGCTGAGCCTGCCCTTCCTCAACAAGTATCTGGAGACGCACCCCTATATCCTCGAACGCTTTTTCGGCCACGTGAACCGTGAGGAGACGGCGGAGGTGGGCCTGGATCAGATCGGCAAGGCCCACCGCGACCTCAACTTCGGCGGGCTGTGGGGGCAGGGTCCGGATGGGCCACGCTACTCGTACTTTGCCGACGACACCGACCTGATCGTGGCGACGGTGGGCTACTCCACCGGGCTGCTGGGCGTGGCGATGCTCTTTTTCGCCTACTGGCTCATCGTGGCCACTGCCTTGCAAGTCTCGCAGCTCGCCACCCGCGTGCGCCCCATGACCCCCGAGATCCACGGCGCGACCATCCTCGCCACGGGCGCGATGTTCATGGTGGTGGGGCAGGCCTTCGTGAATCTGGCGGTCGCGGCGGGCCTCTTTCCGGTGACCGGGGTGCCGCTTCCCCTGGTGAGCTACGGCTTTTCCTCCATGCTCACCATGAGCCTCGCTCTGGGCGTCATCCACAGCGCCATGCGCGAGGTGCGCCGCCAATTGCCCGCCGGAGAGGACTCGCCCGACGTGGTGGCGGTCCCGGCGGACTGA